A single region of the Drosophila takahashii strain IR98-3 E-12201 chromosome 2R, DtakHiC1v2, whole genome shotgun sequence genome encodes:
- the dgt3 gene encoding augmin complex subunit dgt3 encodes MGDLLSNSELFKKLGVDSSNQWILYDEGMEKFFSFLSENITDANILTEQQVLEREEMQRRDEWLSESDRQSKLLQIESESPGLLTHKQHDVDALTMSIEATEEATRDYATLLEEMMITKNSIVNHLSEVECATAELQIREKNLIAECQAKAKQLEELQRENCRLSAEAKKAFTSQQSPPLFMHQLPLEQYFHKCDSFMQYFTLYVKENFKIQDYDEFQGAELDMLQEKGKLEDLQHGIQFYALSYIKTKAKAKATQALIDQLDLSHIHCLSLADMSRELHDLQLLNDHQLSNTYDTLLNDLTIHIEQHTQQRIELVLYENTKLKLDRAVRRHESDKKLTKIISDALSNAELLWIAIQLDCDKKRNCLDTTEELGNQAQATWQRIQTMRSINASHQGICAPFVQEIANLLSAHSGQNIKASEAKGCLFEYEKFGRLLAYSFQRFRERKSCVAVQDQLAELKRLEQTLRPFVYDSPLEKPMLENVRYLSAMYNVTQQQSRLDGELRSLRTNFTEKVVGRLQRDKLWRYSVVLWIWFLTEPQSMMHAIDEVKKAAAGVIRPGVGLHRK; translated from the exons ATGGGCGATCTGCTGAGC AACTCGGAGTTATTCAAGAAGCTGGGCGTGGACAGCTCGAACCAGTGGATCCTCTACGATGAGGGGATGGAGAAGTTCTTCAGCTTTCTTTCGGAAAACATCACGGATGCGAATATCCTGACGGAGCAACAGGTTTTGGAGCGGGAGGAGATGCAGCGGCGGGACGAGTGGCTAAGTGAATCGGATCGCCAGTCAAAGCTGCTACAGATCGAATCCGAGAGTCCTGGTCTTCTGACCCATAAGCAACACGATGTGGACGCCCTGACCATGAGCATTGAGGCGACCGAGGAGGCGACGAGGGATTACGCCACGCTCCTGGAGGAGATGAT GATCACAAAGAACTCGATAGTAAACCACCTGAGCGAGGTGGAGTGTGCTACCGCCGAGCTGCAAATCAGGGAGAAGAATCTGATAGCCGAGTGTCAGGCGAAAGCCAAGCAGCTAGAGGAACTGCAGCGCGAGAACTGCCGGCTGAGCGCCGAGGCCAAGAAGGCCTTCACCTCGCAGCAGTCGCCGCCACTGTTCATGCATCAGCTGCCGCTGGAGCAGTACTTTCACAAGTGCGACTCCTTCATGCAATACTTTACGCTGTACGTGAAGGAAAACTTCAAGATCCAGGACTACGATGAGTTCCAGGGCGCAGAGTTGGACATGCTGCAGGAGAAGGGCAAGCTTGAGGACTTGCAACACGG CATTCAGTTCTATGCCCTATCCTATATAAAGACCAAGGCGAAGGCCAAGGCCACGCAGGCTCTCATCGATCAGCTGGATCTCAGCCATATTCACTGCCTCAGCCTGGCGGATATGTCGCGCGAGCTCCACGATCTGCAGCTGCTCAACGATCATCAGCTGAGCAACACCTACGACACGCTCTTAAATGATCTAACCATCCACATTGAGCAGCACACCCAGCAGCGTATTGAACTCGTTCTGTACGAGAACACCAAACTCAAGTTGGATCGGGCGGTTCGCCGTCATGAGAGCGACAAGAAGCTGACCAAAATCATCTCGGATGCCCTGTCCAATGCGGAACTGCTTTGGATTGCTATACAATTAGATTGCGATAAGAAACGCAACTGTTTGGACACCACGGAGGAGCTCGGCAACCAGGCGCAGGCCACCTGGCAGAGGATCCAGACTATGCGCTCCATAAATGCCAGCCACCAGGGCATCTGCGCCCCGTTTGTGCAGGAGATTGCTAACCTATTGTCCGCACATTCTGGACAAAACATTAAGGCCAGCGAGGCGAAGGGTTGTCTGTTTGAGTACGAGAAGTTTGGGCGTCTGCTGGCCTACTCTTTTCAGAGATTTCGGGAAAGAAAGTCCTGTGTGGCTGTCCAGGATCAGCTGGCGGAGCT CAAGCGTTTGGAGCAGACCTTGCGACCGTTTGTCTACGATTCCCCCCTCGAGAAGCCCATGTTGGAGAATGTCCGCTACTTGAGCGCCATGTACAATGTTACCCAGCAACAAAGCCGCCTTGATGGGGAACTACGATCCTTGCGCACAAATTTCACGGAGAAAGTCGTCGGCCGCCTT CAGCGGGATAAGCTGTGGCGCTATAGCGTAGTCCTGTGGATCTGGTTCCTCACCGAGCCGCAGAGCATGATGCATGCCATCGATGAGGTGAAGAAGGCGGCCGCTGGTGTCATTCGTCCTGGCGTCGGTCTGCATCGCAAATGA
- the Prosalpha3 gene encoding proteasome subunit alpha type-4: MARRYDSRTTIFSPEGRLYQVEYAMEAISHAGTCLGILAEDGILLAAECRSTNKLLDSAIPSEKIYRLNENMVCSVAGITSDANVLTAELRLIAQRYQFSYGEVIPCEQLVSHLCDIKQAYTQYGGKRPFGVSLLYMGWDNKYGYQLYQSDPSGNYGGWKATCIGNNFGAAISMLKQELADKENVKLTLEDAKDLAVKVLSMTLDTTKLTPEKVEMATLQRVDNKTVYSVLEKPDVEKLIEKYNKVQAEAEAAKKEKQAKQPAN, from the exons ATG GCGCGCCGCTATGATTCCCGCACCACGATCTTCTCGCCGGAGGGTCGCCTCTACCAGGTGGAGTACGCCATGGAGGCCATCTCCCACGCCGGCACCTGCCTGGGCATCCTGGCCGAGGACGGCATCCTCCTGGCCGCCGAGTGCCGCAGCACAAACAAACTGCTCGACAGCGCCATTCCCTCGGAGAAGATCTACCGCCTGAATGA GAACATGGTCTGCTCGGTGGCGGGCATCACCTCCGATGCCAACGTGCTGACCGCCGAGCTGCGGCTGATCGCCCAGCGCTACCAGTTCAGCTACGGCGAGGTGATTCCCTGCGAACAGCTCGTCTCGCACCTGTGCGACATCAAGCAGGCGTACACGCAGTACGGCGGCAAGCGGCCCTTCGGCGTCTCGCTGCTCTACATGGGCTGGGACAACAAGTACGGCTACCAGCTGTACCAGTCGGATCCCAGCGGCAACTACGGTGGCTGGAAGGCCACCTGCATCGGCAACAACTTCGGGGCGGCCATCTCCATGCTGAAACAGGAGCTGGCCGACAAGGAGAACGTGAAGCTGACGTTGGAGGACGCCAAGGATCTGGCGGTCAAGGTGCTCAGCATGACCCTGGACACCACCAAGCTGACGCCCGAGAAGGTCGAGATGGCCACGCTGCAGCGCGTGGACAACAAAACCGTCTACAGTGTCCTGGAGAAGCCCGATGTGGAGAAGCTGATCGAGAAGTACAACAAGGTGCAGGCGGAGGCCGAGGCTGCCAAGAAGGAGAAGCAGGCGAAGCAGCCGGCCAACTAA